One window from the genome of Epinephelus fuscoguttatus linkage group LG3, E.fuscoguttatus.final_Chr_v1 encodes:
- the acsl1a gene encoding long-chain-fatty-acid--CoA ligase 1a isoform X1 has translation MQAQDVLRQLRIPELDDVRQYMRGLPTNALMGMGAFAAFTTYWFATRPKALKPPCDLGLQSVEIPGGERARRSVLNDNDEHMTHYYSDARTMYEVFRRGLRVSNDGPCLGSRKPNQPYEWQSYSEVADRAEHLGSALLHRGHSHTGDKHIGIFSQNRPEWTISELACYTYSLVAVPLYDTLGTEAIGYIIDKAAISTVICDVPEKARMILDCISGKGRTVKTIVLMGAFDSELVTRAKECGVEILSLKELEALGKANLQKPVPPKSEDLAVICFTSGTTGNPKGAMLTHGNVISNTAAFIRITQVHCMLNVHDIHVSYLPLAHMFERVVQGVILVHGARIGYFQGDIRLLMDDLKTLRPTVFPVVPRLLNRMFDKVFSQANTPIKRWLLDFAFRRKEAELKSGVVRKDSMWDKIIFRKVQASLGGRVRLMITGAAPVSPTILTFLRAALGCQFYEGYGQTECTAGCSMSMPGDWTAGHVGPPLPCNYIKLVDVAEMNYLAANGEGEVCVKGPNVFLGYLKDPEKTAEAIDEEGWLHTGDIGKWLPNGTLKITDRKKHIFKLAQGEYIAPEKIECVYTLSDPVAQIFVHGDSLQACLVGIVVPDPDFLPIWIKKKGIEGSYTDLCKNKDVKNAILEDILRLGKEAGLKSFEQVRDIALHPELFSVQNGLLTPTLKAKRAELRSRFRGEIDELYAKIKM, from the exons ATGCAGGCTCAGGATGTCCTGAGACAGCTGCGGATTCCCGAGCTGGATGATGTTCGGCAGTACATGCGCGGCTTGCCCACCAATGCTCTCATGGGCATGGGCGCCTTCGCTGCCTTCACCACATACTGGTTCGCCACCCGGCCGAAAGCCCTCAAACCACCCTGTGACCTCGGCCTGCAGTCAGTAGAAATTCCA gGTGGAGAACGTGCAAGGAGGTCAGTACTGAACGACAATGATGAGCACATGACACACTACTACAGTGATGCACGCACAATGTACGAGGTGTTCCGACGTGGGCTCAGAGTATCAA ATGACGGACCTTGTTTAGGATCAAGGAAACCAAACCAGCCATATGAGTGGCAGTCGTACAGTGAG GTGGCAGACAGAGCGGAGCACTTGGGCTCTGCTCTCCTTCACAGAGGACACTCTCATACAGGAGACAAACACATCGGCATCTTTTCCCAGAACAGGCCAGAG TGGACCATTTCAGAGCTGGCCTGTTACACATACTCCTTGGTGGCAGTTCCACTGTATGACACACTCGGCACTGAGGCCATCGGCTACATTATTGACAAAG CTGCCATCTCAACAGTGATCTGTGACGTGCCCGAAAAGGCTCGGATGATTTTGGACTGCATCAGCGGTAAGGGGCGAACGGTGAAGACGATTGTGCTCATGGGGGCGTTTGACAGCGAGCTGGTGACGCGTGCAAAGGAATGTGGCGTTGAGATTCTGAGTTTAAAGGAGCTTGAG GCCTTGGGTAAAGCCAACCTCCAGAAACCAGTG CCCCCTAAATCCGAGGACCTTGCAGTTATCTGTTTTACATCTGGAACCACAG GAAACCCCAAAGGTGCAATGCTTACTCATGGGAACGTAATCTCCAACACTGCAGCTTTCATTAGAATAACACAG GTACACTGCATGCTGAACGTCCATGATATTCATGTATCCTATCTCCCTCTAGCTCACATGTTTGAGAGGGTTGTACAG GGTGTCATCCTGGTCCACGGGGCTCGAATCGGCTATTTCCAAGGGGACATTCGACTTTTGATGGATGACTTGAAAACACTGCGGCCAACAGTCTTCCCTGTGGTCCCGCGTCTCCTCAACCGCATGTTTGATAAG GTCTTTAGTCAAGCCAACACGCCGATAAAGAGATGGCTGCTCGATTTTGCTTTCAGGAGAAAGGAGGCAGAGCTTAAAAGTGGCGTGGTCAGAAAGGACAGTATGTGGGACAAAATCATCTTCAGAAAAGTGCAG GCAAGCCTGGGCGGTCGTGTCAGACTCATGATTACAGGAGCAGCACCGGTGTCTCCAACCATCTTGACGTTCCTGCGAGCCGCACTGGGCTGTCAG TTCTATGAAGGCTACGGTCAGACTGAATGTACAGCTGGGTGCTCTATGTCAATGCCTGGAGACTGGACTGCAG GTCATGTCGGGCCTCCTCTGCCCTGCAACTATATCAAACTGGTGGATGTGGCAGAAATGAACTACCTGGCAGCCaatggagagggagag GTGTGCGTCAAAGGACCAAATGTATTCCTGGGATACCTGAAGGATCCTGAGAAAACAGCAGAGGCGATTGACGAGGAGGGATGGCTGCACACGGGAGATATTGGGAAATGGCTTCCT AACGGCACTCTGAAGATCACTGACAGGAAGAAGCACATTTTCAAGCTGGCCCAAGGAGAATACATCGCTCCTGAGAAAATAGAGTGTGTGTATACACTCAGTGATCCAGTGGCCCAGATATTTGTTCATGGTGACAGTTTACAG GCATGCCTGGTGGGGATAGTGGTTCCTGATCCAGACTTTTTACCTATTTGGATCAAGAAAAAAGGGATTGAAGGCTCCTACACTGACCTGTGCAAAAACAAG GATGTGAAAAATGCCATTCTGGAGGACATCTTGAGGCTGGGCAAGGAAGCAGGACTCAAGTCCTTTGAGCAG GTGAGAGACATTGCGTTACATCCTGAGCTGTTTTCTGTCCAGAACGGCCTGCTGACACCCACTCTGAAGGCCAAGAGAGCTGAGCTCCGGAGCCGCTTCAGAGGGGAAATTGATGAACTCTATGCCAAAATTAAGATGTAA
- the acsl1a gene encoding long-chain-fatty-acid--CoA ligase 1a isoform X2 yields the protein MQAQDVLRQLRIPELDDVRQYMRGLPTNALMGMGAFAAFTTYWFATRPKALKPPCDLGLQSVEIPGGERARRSVLNDNDEHMTHYYSDARTMYEVFRRGLRVSNDGPCLGSRKPNQPYEWQSYSEVADRAEHLGSALLHRGHSHTGDKHIGIFSQNRPEWTISELACYTYSLVAVPLYDTLGTEAIGYIIDKAAISTVICDVPEKARMILDCISGKGRTVKTIVLMGAFDSELVTRAKECGVEILSLKELEALGKANLQKPVPPKSEDLAVICFTSGTTGNPKGAMLTHGNVISNTAAFIRITQGTLKPCRKDVLISFLPLAHMFERVVEGVILVHGARIGYFQGDIRLLMDDLKTLRPTVFPVVPRLLNRMFDKVFSQANTPIKRWLLDFAFRRKEAELKSGVVRKDSMWDKIIFRKVQASLGGRVRLMITGAAPVSPTILTFLRAALGCQFYEGYGQTECTAGCSMSMPGDWTAGHVGPPLPCNYIKLVDVAEMNYLAANGEGEVCVKGPNVFLGYLKDPEKTAEAIDEEGWLHTGDIGKWLPNGTLKITDRKKHIFKLAQGEYIAPEKIECVYTLSDPVAQIFVHGDSLQACLVGIVVPDPDFLPIWIKKKGIEGSYTDLCKNKDVKNAILEDILRLGKEAGLKSFEQVRDIALHPELFSVQNGLLTPTLKAKRAELRSRFRGEIDELYAKIKM from the exons ATGCAGGCTCAGGATGTCCTGAGACAGCTGCGGATTCCCGAGCTGGATGATGTTCGGCAGTACATGCGCGGCTTGCCCACCAATGCTCTCATGGGCATGGGCGCCTTCGCTGCCTTCACCACATACTGGTTCGCCACCCGGCCGAAAGCCCTCAAACCACCCTGTGACCTCGGCCTGCAGTCAGTAGAAATTCCA gGTGGAGAACGTGCAAGGAGGTCAGTACTGAACGACAATGATGAGCACATGACACACTACTACAGTGATGCACGCACAATGTACGAGGTGTTCCGACGTGGGCTCAGAGTATCAA ATGACGGACCTTGTTTAGGATCAAGGAAACCAAACCAGCCATATGAGTGGCAGTCGTACAGTGAG GTGGCAGACAGAGCGGAGCACTTGGGCTCTGCTCTCCTTCACAGAGGACACTCTCATACAGGAGACAAACACATCGGCATCTTTTCCCAGAACAGGCCAGAG TGGACCATTTCAGAGCTGGCCTGTTACACATACTCCTTGGTGGCAGTTCCACTGTATGACACACTCGGCACTGAGGCCATCGGCTACATTATTGACAAAG CTGCCATCTCAACAGTGATCTGTGACGTGCCCGAAAAGGCTCGGATGATTTTGGACTGCATCAGCGGTAAGGGGCGAACGGTGAAGACGATTGTGCTCATGGGGGCGTTTGACAGCGAGCTGGTGACGCGTGCAAAGGAATGTGGCGTTGAGATTCTGAGTTTAAAGGAGCTTGAG GCCTTGGGTAAAGCCAACCTCCAGAAACCAGTG CCCCCTAAATCCGAGGACCTTGCAGTTATCTGTTTTACATCTGGAACCACAG GAAACCCCAAAGGTGCAATGCTTACTCATGGGAACGTAATCTCCAACACTGCAGCTTTCATTAGAATAACACAG GGCACACTGAAGCCCTGCCGTAAAGATGTGCTCATCTCCTTCCTCCCCTTGGCCCACATGTTTGAGAGGGTGGTAGAG GGTGTCATCCTGGTCCACGGGGCTCGAATCGGCTATTTCCAAGGGGACATTCGACTTTTGATGGATGACTTGAAAACACTGCGGCCAACAGTCTTCCCTGTGGTCCCGCGTCTCCTCAACCGCATGTTTGATAAG GTCTTTAGTCAAGCCAACACGCCGATAAAGAGATGGCTGCTCGATTTTGCTTTCAGGAGAAAGGAGGCAGAGCTTAAAAGTGGCGTGGTCAGAAAGGACAGTATGTGGGACAAAATCATCTTCAGAAAAGTGCAG GCAAGCCTGGGCGGTCGTGTCAGACTCATGATTACAGGAGCAGCACCGGTGTCTCCAACCATCTTGACGTTCCTGCGAGCCGCACTGGGCTGTCAG TTCTATGAAGGCTACGGTCAGACTGAATGTACAGCTGGGTGCTCTATGTCAATGCCTGGAGACTGGACTGCAG GTCATGTCGGGCCTCCTCTGCCCTGCAACTATATCAAACTGGTGGATGTGGCAGAAATGAACTACCTGGCAGCCaatggagagggagag GTGTGCGTCAAAGGACCAAATGTATTCCTGGGATACCTGAAGGATCCTGAGAAAACAGCAGAGGCGATTGACGAGGAGGGATGGCTGCACACGGGAGATATTGGGAAATGGCTTCCT AACGGCACTCTGAAGATCACTGACAGGAAGAAGCACATTTTCAAGCTGGCCCAAGGAGAATACATCGCTCCTGAGAAAATAGAGTGTGTGTATACACTCAGTGATCCAGTGGCCCAGATATTTGTTCATGGTGACAGTTTACAG GCATGCCTGGTGGGGATAGTGGTTCCTGATCCAGACTTTTTACCTATTTGGATCAAGAAAAAAGGGATTGAAGGCTCCTACACTGACCTGTGCAAAAACAAG GATGTGAAAAATGCCATTCTGGAGGACATCTTGAGGCTGGGCAAGGAAGCAGGACTCAAGTCCTTTGAGCAG GTGAGAGACATTGCGTTACATCCTGAGCTGTTTTCTGTCCAGAACGGCCTGCTGACACCCACTCTGAAGGCCAAGAGAGCTGAGCTCCGGAGCCGCTTCAGAGGGGAAATTGATGAACTCTATGCCAAAATTAAGATGTAA
- the primpol gene encoding DNA-directed primase/polymerase protein → MSKWGDRVKKVEQLAQSFHLNPLATPYKPRLWPCQPSSIWKLFPRQSMAISFTQSCKEAVHVFALEKEKASLGQRIFLVTSYSELWHYYRTYTQSLMHCYEVIPEGAVCKLYFDLEFHKPSNKGADGKAMVSSLIQYVCDKLMEVYGIKCSAKNVLNLDSSTEEKFSRHLIFNLPNAAFKDNIHVGRFIHTILQPVLSTLKSCQNVGMNSAAESIETRTHADSAKAGVTLESPQAKRRKQEEKDLSFLQVKNKDGQDCLFVDLGVYTKNRNFRLYKSSKVGKNAAFTVADDNKFIDKPQKGISAEESMFLASLVCNVSFTGQKILTSDAPETKESKTSKPHCQQGSATNQDTLSGCLSSPHQEVDNFVLTLVKKDGVHGSIRRWNYFVSEQLLVYDIAKYRWCENVERFHKSNNIMIVVDLKEEAWYQKCHDPECKNFRSSSYPLPQEICVSYIMALDEEDQAYLMDDAGNIELSQASNQAPQSTGEESAEVWGDKQDDQDLLESLDDFEQNNEDISDQLLLKCMADFDSK, encoded by the exons ATGAGTAAGTGGGGAGACAGAGTGAAGAAGGTGGAGCAGCTTGCTCAGTCGTTCCATCTGAATCCTCTGGCCACTCCCTACAAGCCTCGACTATGGCCATGCCAGCCTTCCTCCATCTGGAAGCTCTTCCCTCGTCAGAGTATGGCTATCAGCTTCACTCAGAGCTGCAAAGAG GCTGTGCATGTTTTTGCacttgaaaaagaaaaggcatCCCTGGGTCAAAGGATCTTCCTGGTTACCAGTTACAGTGAGCTGTGGCACTACTACAG GACTTACACACAGTCCTTGATGCACTGCTACGAGGTGATACCAGAGGGCGCTGTTTGCAAGCTTTACTTTGACTTGGAGTTTCACAAGCCCTCTAATAAAGGAGCTGATGGCAAAGCTATGGTGTCTTCGCTTATCCAG TATGTCTGTGACAAGCTGATGGAAGTTTATGGGATTAAATGCTCCGCAAAAAATGTCCTCAACCTCGACTCCAGCACAGAAGAGAAGTTCAGCCGACATCTCATCTTCAATCTCCCAAATGCAGCTTTCAAAGACAACATACACGTGG gCAGGTTTATTCATACAATTCTTCAGCCAGTCCTGAGCACCCTAAAAAGTTGCCAGAATGTTGGGATGAATTCAGCGGCAGAAAGCATTGAAACAAG AACACATGCTGATTCAGCAAAGGCAGGTGTGACACTTGAGAGTCCACAGGCCAAGAGGCGCAAGCAGGAAGAGAAAGACCTCAGTTTCCTCCAGGTGAAAAACAAGGATGGCCAAGACTGTCTATTTGTTGATCTTG GTGTTTACACTAAGAACAGAAATTTCCGGCTTTACAAGTCATCAAAAGTGGGAAAGAACGCTGCGTTCACGGTGGCAGACGACAACAAGTTTATTGACAAACCTCAGAAGGGAATATCTGCGGAGGAAAGCATGTTCTTGGCTTCTTTAGTCTGTAACGTGAG TTTCACAGGTCAGAAAATTCTGACATCCGATGCCCCAGAGACGAAGGAATCCAAAACCTCAAAGCCTCACTGTCAGCAGGGATCAGCCACAAATCAAG ATACACTTTCTGGCTGCCTGTCGTCCCCTCATCAGGAAGTGGACAACTTTGTACTGACTCTGGTTAAAAAGGATGGCGTACATGGAA GCATCAGACGGTGGAACTACTTTGTCTCCGAACAACTTCTCGTCTACGACATTGCAAAATACCGCTGGTGTGAAAATGTGGAGAGGTTTCATAAAAGCAACAACATCAT GATTGTTGTGGACCTCAAAGAGGAAGCATGGTACCAGAAGTGTCACGATCCTGAATGCAAGAACTTTAGGTCCTCAA GTTACCCGCTGCCACAGGAGATCTGCGTCAGCTACATCATGGCACTG GATGAGGAAGACCAGGCTTACTTAATGGATGATGCTGGTAACATTGAACTCAGCCAGGCATCAAACCAGGCCCCACAGAGCACAGGGGAGGAATCAGCTGAGGTGTGGGGAGACAAACAGGATGACCAAGACCTTTTAGAGAGCCTAGATGACTTTGAACAAAACAACGAAGATATCTCTGATCAGCTTCTTCTCAAATGTATGGCGGATTTTGACTCCAAGTAG